DNA from Actinoplanes sp. SE50/110:
TGACCCCGGCCATCGGCTCGTCGAGCAGCAGCACGGCCGGGTCGCCGGCGAGCAGCAGAGCGATCTCCAGCTTGCGTTTCTCGCCGTGCGCCAGGGAGCCGGCGATGCGATCGGCGCGGTGCTCAAGACGTACCTCCGCCATTATCTCGGCAGCGCGGACCGCGATGTCGCGGTCGGCGCGGTGACGCCAGGCCCGCATCGCGCCACCGCGCCGCGCCTGCACCGCGAGCGCGACGTTCTCGGTGACCGACAGCGTTCCGAAGACGGCCGAGGTCTGGAAGGTGCGGCCCAGGCCGAGCCGGGCCCGGCCGTGCGCAGCCAGCGCGGTCAGGTCGCGGCTGCCGAGCAGGATCCGGCCGGAGCTGGGCCGGCGCAGGCCGCTGATCAGGTTGAACAGCGACGTCTTGCCGGCGCCGTTCGGGCCGATCAGGGCGACGAACTCGTCCGGCGCCAGGTGCAGGGACACGTCGTCGACGATCGGCACGGCGCCGATCCGCCACGACACGTCCTCGACGGTGAGGGCCGTCATCGTCGGTCTCAGCCCTTCATCGCGGCCGCCGGCGGGGCGGTGTCCGCGGCGGAGACGGTGCCGGTCAGCGTCGCGGTGGCCGCGTCCCCGGCGCCGGTCAGCCGGGCCTGGAACATCGGCTGCAGCAGCGCGTGGTCCGCGGCGCGGACGGTCAGCCTGCCCTTCACCGAGTCGAAGCTGTAGCCCTCCAGCGCGCCGATCATCTTGGCGGTGTCGTCCGGGCTGGCCTGCAGCGCGTGCACGATCATCTGCGCGGCGGCGAAGCCGTCCGGGTGGAACAGGTCGGTCCGGCCGCCCGGCACCGCGGCCTTGAGTGCCTGGTAGGCGGGGTTGTCGGTGGCCCCGTCGAAGTAGTGCGCCAGCAGGTTCAGCTTGCTCGCGCCGGCCCCGAAACCGGCCCAGCCGGCCCGGAGGTCCAGGCCGGTGACCACCTTGGTGGAAGCGAGCACGCCCTGCTGGTCGAGCGCCTGCCACATGGCGCCCGCCGTGGTACCGGCCCAGGCCACGAAGACCAGGTCGGGCTCGGCGGCCTTGATCTGGCTGGCGAACGGGGTGAAGTCGGTGGCGCCGGCCGGGACGGCGATGGTGGAGACGGTCGCGCCGGCCCCGCCGAGCACCCTGGTGACCGCGTCCACGTTCGACTTGCCGAACGCCGTGTCGGGTGCGAAGACCAGCACCTTCCTGCCGTCGCCGAGGTACGCCCTGGCGGTCAGCACGTCCTGGTACGACTGCCGGCCGGACCGGAAGGTGTACCTGTTCGCGCCGGTCACGCCGTCCGAGGCGGCCGGACCGGAGACGAACAGCACCCTGTTCTCGGCGGCGATCGGGGCGACCTGCAGCGCCACCCCGGAGGAGGTGGACCCGGCCAGCACCCGGTACCCCTTGCCGATCAGGTCCTTGGCCGCCGACACCGCCTTGACCGGGTCGCCCGCGTCGTCGGTGTAGGTCACGGTGATCGTCTTGTCACCGACCTTGCCGGTGTTGTCGGTGGCGTACGCGAGACCCGCCTTGAAACCCTCCACATACTGCGCGCCGTAGCTGGCCAGCGGCCCGGACTGGGAGTAGACCACGCCCACGTTGATCGAGGAGCCGTTGCCGGCCGCGTCTTTCGGGCTGCCGCACGCGCTCGTGGTGACCACGACGGCGGACAGCACGGCGGCGCCGAGCACGGCACGCCGGGATGTCGACAAAGACCGCATCGGAATCAGATGCCTTCCGTCAAGAGGCTGTTTCGTGTGGGGCACACGCTAAGAGCTGGTGGGTGGCCTGGGTCACCGTGCGCCATCACATGGGTGTCGCGGTCCTTGTGTGGCTCGTCCACATATTCGCGGTCGTCGCTGATCCGTACGGTCACCGGCATGACGACGGCACGTGTGGTCGACCTCGACCTGACAGGACGGACCGCGCTGGTCACCGGCGCGGGCAGCGGCATCGGGCGGGCCTGTGCCGAACGGCTGGCCGCGGCCGGGGCCGAGGTGCTTGCGGTGGACATCGACGAGCGTGCGGCCAAGGAGACCGCGACGTCGACCGGCGGGCGGGCACTGGCCGCCGACCTGTCCGACCCGGACGCCGTCGACACGCTGCCGGGCGCGGTGGACGTGCTGGTCAACAACGCGGGCCTGCAGGTGGTGGCACCGCTGCCGGAGTTCCCGCCGGACAAGTTCACGTTGATCCAGCGGGTCATGGTGGAGGCCCCGTTCCGGCTCATCAGGCTGGTGCTTCCGCACATGTACGACCGCGGCTGGGGGCGGATCGTCAACATCTCCTCGGTGCACGGGCTGGTGGCGTCGCCGTACAAGGCCGCCTACGTGACCGCCAAGCACGGTCTCGAGGGGCTGTCGAAGGTGACCGCGCTGGAGGGCGCCGCGCACGGGGTCACCTCGAACTGCGTGAACCCGGCCTTCGTCCGCACCCCGCTGGTCGACCGGCAGATCGCCGACCAGGCGCTGGCCAACGGCATCCCGGAGGCGGACGTGGTCGAGAAGATCATGCTGGACCGGGCGGCGATCAAGAAGCTGATCGAGCCGGACCAGGTGGCCGAGGTGCTGGCGTATCTGTGCAGTCCCCCGGCCGCCTTCATCACCGGGTCGTCGATCATCATCGACGGCGGCTGGACCGCGCACTGATCAGGGAGACTCATGGACGAGGTCGACATCCCGGTAGCCGGCGGCGCCCTGCGGGCGGTGAGCTGGCCGGGCGACGGGCCGCTGGTGATCG
Protein-coding regions in this window:
- a CDS encoding ABC transporter ATP-binding protein, with translation MTALTVEDVSWRIGAVPIVDDVSLHLAPDEFVALIGPNGAGKTSLFNLISGLRRPSSGRILLGSRDLTALAAHGRARLGLGRTFQTSAVFGTLSVTENVALAVQARRGGAMRAWRHRADRDIAVRAAEIMAEVRLEHRADRIAGSLAHGEKRKLEIALLLAGDPAVLLLDEPMAGVSTEDVPTLVEVIRGLTAGTGRSVLMVEHHMDVVLDLADRVAVLHHGALLACDTPAAVMADPFVQRAYLGEGR
- a CDS encoding substrate-binding domain-containing protein; the protein is MRSLSTSRRAVLGAAVLSAVVVTTSACGSPKDAAGNGSSINVGVVYSQSGPLASYGAQYVEGFKAGLAYATDNTGKVGDKTITVTYTDDAGDPVKAVSAAKDLIGKGYRVLAGSTSSGVALQVAPIAAENRVLFVSGPAASDGVTGANRYTFRSGRQSYQDVLTARAYLGDGRKVLVFAPDTAFGKSNVDAVTRVLGGAGATVSTIAVPAGATDFTPFASQIKAAEPDLVFVAWAGTTAGAMWQALDQQGVLASTKVVTGLDLRAGWAGFGAGASKLNLLAHYFDGATDNPAYQALKAAVPGGRTDLFHPDGFAAAQMIVHALQASPDDTAKMIGALEGYSFDSVKGRLTVRAADHALLQPMFQARLTGAGDAATATLTGTVSAADTAPPAAAMKG
- a CDS encoding 3-hydroxybutyrate dehydrogenase, which encodes MTTARVVDLDLTGRTALVTGAGSGIGRACAERLAAAGAEVLAVDIDERAAKETATSTGGRALAADLSDPDAVDTLPGAVDVLVNNAGLQVVAPLPEFPPDKFTLIQRVMVEAPFRLIRLVLPHMYDRGWGRIVNISSVHGLVASPYKAAYVTAKHGLEGLSKVTALEGAAHGVTSNCVNPAFVRTPLVDRQIADQALANGIPEADVVEKIMLDRAAIKKLIEPDQVAEVLAYLCSPPAAFITGSSIIIDGGWTAH